A portion of the Mycoplasmopsis mustelae genome contains these proteins:
- the ychF gene encoding redox-regulated ATPase YchF has product MSLKAGIVGLPNVGKSTLFSAITRKQVEASNYAFTTIEPNVSSVPLIDPRLKEIAKLVNPKKIIWATFDFVDIAGLVQGASKGEGLGNKFLANIREVDAIIHVIRCFLDKNIMHVANSVDPIRDKDVINTELILADLETINNVLNRVAKKAKSGDKEALIEQNAALKIKLALEREIPVREVVLDESELKYVKGYHLLTHKPIIYVANLSNEQLLNLSNDTMFNNLKDSLKDYETVIPISVKIESELIEIEDESEKNEFLQAYGITTSGLDLLTKQAFNLLNLKTYFTAGEMEARAWVFVNGWNAPKCAGIIHSDFEKKFIKAEVISYQDYINCGGELGAKNTGKMRQEGKSYIMQDGDVCHFKFGK; this is encoded by the coding sequence ATGTCATTAAAAGCGGGAATTGTCGGTTTACCAAACGTAGGTAAAAGTACTTTATTTAGTGCAATTACACGTAAACAAGTTGAAGCAAGCAACTATGCATTCACAACTATTGAACCTAATGTTTCGTCAGTTCCTTTAATAGATCCTAGATTAAAAGAAATCGCTAAATTAGTTAATCCAAAAAAAATAATTTGAGCAACTTTTGATTTTGTAGACATTGCCGGTTTAGTTCAAGGCGCATCCAAAGGTGAGGGTTTAGGAAATAAATTTTTAGCAAACATTCGAGAAGTTGACGCAATCATTCATGTAATTCGTTGTTTTTTAGATAAAAACATAATGCATGTTGCTAATTCAGTAGATCCAATTCGTGATAAAGATGTGATTAATACAGAACTAATTTTAGCTGATTTAGAAACGATAAACAACGTTTTAAATCGTGTTGCCAAAAAAGCAAAATCCGGTGATAAAGAAGCTCTAATTGAACAAAACGCAGCACTTAAAATTAAATTAGCTTTAGAACGAGAAATTCCTGTACGAGAAGTAGTTTTAGATGAAAGCGAATTAAAATATGTTAAAGGTTACCATCTTTTAACACATAAACCAATTATCTATGTCGCTAATTTAAGTAATGAACAACTTTTAAACCTATCAAACGATACAATGTTTAATAATTTAAAAGATTCATTAAAAGATTATGAAACAGTAATACCAATTTCGGTAAAAATTGAATCAGAATTAATTGAAATTGAAGATGAAAGCGAAAAAAACGAATTTTTACAAGCATACGGAATCACCACCAGTGGTTTAGATTTACTAACCAAACAAGCTTTTAATTTACTAAATCTAAAAACATATTTTACTGCAGGCGAAATGGAAGCTCGTGCTTGAGTATTTGTTAATGGTTGAAATGCTCCAAAATGTGCCGGAATCATTCATAGTGATTTTGAAAAAAAATTTATTAAAGCTGAAGTAATTTCTTATCAAGACTACATTAATTGCGGTGGTGAACTTGGTGCTAAAAACACAGGAAAAATGCGACAAGAAGGCAAATCATATATTATGCAAGATGGCGATGTCTGTCACTTTAAATTTGGTAAATAA
- a CDS encoding ComEC/Rec2 family competence protein: MLILLLFYQIKNLLYTFWYDKEINANFQVIGIKNKIIEVRNYFNLKFSVTNLQKQDFHLYQFLNIQGILNKEKHQIIIKQTTELTNWDFRHWLFKFYSGYDGYKQTLIPMTFGYTYGESQLLSDVSEIGILHILIISGFHFNIIYAVFERIFKKHKWIATVFIWIYWFVCSWSFSVNRAFMFKTIPKKKIFAKNENRYLFIAFICLLINNQNYVGIGLFITFSLSYLLLFTKNFKTFKDRVYISFFLWFISVLFISFLSKQINLLSIFIAPLFGLIYEVILLLSLILFWFPIIGYLLSASIMNIIYLLKKFVIAINLDFIFNKEIIVVMLYKSCLGVMYYFKFREAKVLMNK; the protein is encoded by the coding sequence TTGCTAATATTGCTATTATTTTATCAAATTAAGAATTTACTTTATACATTTTGATATGACAAAGAAATTAATGCAAACTTTCAAGTTATTGGAATAAAAAATAAGATAATAGAAGTAAGAAACTATTTTAATCTTAAATTTTCAGTTACTAATTTGCAAAAACAAGATTTTCATTTGTATCAATTTTTAAATATTCAAGGAATTTTAAACAAAGAAAAACATCAAATCATAATAAAACAAACTACAGAACTCACTAATTGAGATTTTAGACATTGACTTTTTAAATTTTATTCAGGATATGATGGTTATAAACAAACACTTATACCAATGACTTTTGGTTATACTTACGGTGAATCTCAATTATTATCTGATGTTAGTGAAATAGGTATTCTACATATTTTGATTATTAGTGGTTTTCATTTTAATATTATTTATGCAGTATTTGAAAGGATTTTTAAAAAACATAAATGAATTGCAACAGTTTTTATATGAATTTATTGGTTTGTGTGTAGTTGAAGTTTTTCAGTAAATCGTGCTTTTATGTTTAAAACGATCCCAAAAAAGAAAATTTTTGCAAAAAATGAAAATAGATACTTATTTATTGCTTTTATATGTTTATTAATAAATAATCAAAATTATGTTGGTATAGGACTTTTTATAACTTTTTCATTAAGTTATTTACTTTTATTTACCAAGAATTTCAAAACGTTTAAAGATAGAGTTTATATTTCATTCTTTTTATGATTTATTTCTGTGTTATTTATAAGTTTTTTAAGTAAACAAATTAACCTTTTATCAATTTTTATTGCTCCATTATTTGGTTTGATATATGAAGTAATTTTATTGTTATCTTTAATATTATTTTGATTCCCAATTATTGGATATTTATTATCGGCAAGTATCATGAATATTATTTATCTTCTTAAAAAATTTGTTATCGCTATAAATTTAGATTTTATTTTTAATAAAGAAATTATTGTTGTGATGTTGTATAAAAGTTGCTTAGGAGTTATGTATTATTTCAAATTTAGAGAAGCGAAAGTTTTAATGAATAAATAA
- the msrA gene encoding peptide-methionine (S)-S-oxide reductase MsrA, producing the protein MKKEIYLAGGCFWGVQAYFQRIKGVLETSVHYLNGGFEGVSYREVCDSSSHVEAVRIIYDDVVLTPKNIFELFLNIINPYSLNKQGNDKGVQYRIGIYSRDLELRNEFQFLNDVFQKQQQRNNYIEIMDVYDDTRAEEYHQNYLLKNPNGYCHISLNDIPDKYLKN; encoded by the coding sequence ATGAAAAAAGAAATTTATTTAGCTGGTGGTTGTTTCTGGGGTGTGCAGGCTTATTTTCAAAGAATAAAAGGTGTTTTAGAAACAAGTGTGCATTATCTTAATGGTGGTTTTGAAGGTGTGAGTTATCGTGAAGTTTGTGATAGTTCATCGCATGTAGAGGCAGTGAGAATTATTTATGATGACGTAGTTTTGACACCTAAAAACATTTTTGAATTATTTTTAAATATTATTAACCCATATTCATTAAATAAACAGGGGAATGATAAAGGTGTTCAATATCGCATTGGAATTTATAGTCGTGATTTAGAATTACGTAATGAATTTCAATTTTTAAATGATGTTTTTCAAAAGCAACAACAGCGTAATAATTACATTGAGATTATGGATGTTTATGATGATACAAGGGCTGAAGAATATCATCAAAATTACTTATTAAAGAATCCTAATGGTTATTGTCATATTAGTTTAAATGATATTCCGGATAAGTATCTAAAAAATTAA
- a CDS encoding PTS sugar transporter subunit IIB — MDKKLKIIAACGNGMGTSMLIKLAVQNIMKELGIEAEVDALSMGQSTGMTNSVDIIISSKHLSDQFNHNQKAKIVGVTNLMDKNEIKQALKEALGL; from the coding sequence ATGGATAAAAAATTAAAAATCATCGCTGCTTGTGGAAACGGAATGGGAACAAGTATGCTAATTAAATTAGCCGTCCAAAATATTATGAAAGAACTTGGCATTGAAGCCGAAGTTGATGCACTTTCAATGGGTCAATCAACCGGTATGACAAATTCAGTAGATATCATTATTTCTTCAAAACACTTATCAGATCAATTTAATCATAATCAAAAAGCAAAAATTGTTGGAGTAACCAACTTAATGGATAAAAACGAAATCAAACAAGCACTAAAAGAAGCGCTAGGTTTATAA
- the prmC gene encoding peptide chain release factor N(5)-glutamine methyltransferase, with product MPTVENLLLEKRRYGLKQTVSSFEKKLLKKGMPVQKIIGYIEMAGVLIDLSFDVLIPRYETEELIYLVFDAYTKDAKLKILDLCCGSGFIGLALKKHFFNSCLDLSDISLHSVLQSKLNAKNNKLNVNVIQSDLFENINNKYDIIVCNPPYISFNEQLDHSVLDFEPHLALFANDDGLYFYKQILKQAPTYLKNTAKVFFEINPLHLNWWKEQKKFYDLEILNDLSNRARFVIWHYKK from the coding sequence ATGCCGACAGTAGAAAATTTGCTACTTGAAAAAAGAAGATATGGTCTTAAACAAACCGTATCTTCTTTTGAAAAAAAATTATTAAAAAAAGGAATGCCGGTACAAAAAATTATAGGTTATATAGAAATGGCTGGCGTTCTTATTGATTTAAGTTTTGATGTCTTAATTCCAAGATATGAAACAGAAGAATTAATATATTTGGTTTTTGATGCTTATACTAAAGATGCAAAATTAAAAATATTAGATTTATGTTGTGGTTCTGGTTTTATTGGTTTAGCGCTTAAAAAACACTTTTTTAATTCGTGTTTAGACTTATCGGATATTTCGTTGCATAGCGTTTTGCAATCTAAACTTAATGCAAAAAATAATAAATTAAATGTTAATGTTATTCAATCTGATTTATTCGAAAATATAAATAATAAATATGATATTATAGTATGTAATCCGCCTTATATTTCTTTTAATGAGCAGTTAGATCATTCAGTTTTAGATTTTGAACCACATTTAGCGTTATTTGCTAATGATGATGGTTTATATTTTTATAAACAAATTTTAAAACAAGCGCCAACGTATTTGAAAAATACAGCAAAAGTTTTTTTTGAAATTAATCCTTTACATTTAAATTGATGAAAGGAACAAAAAAAGTTTTATGATTTAGAAATTCTTAATGATTTAAGTAATAGGGCGCGTTTTGTGATTTGACATTATAAAAAATAA
- the holA gene encoding DNA polymerase III subunit delta gives MYFLYSEEEFFIERELNKFKQDFHQENIFIYRENYEINEILEQILFENLFEEKKLFIIYNLPYFSTTKLTEKNLQSIETFKKIFSKVLKNKVIFVLNQANYAKNEFTEFIKNTFQCLNFEKLSRLQVREQIKEYIKNKNCKISQSDLIYLLEKLPDNLSIILKEVDKITQSSSIIDIKVIDDFVFEYRINNPFALSNALETGDLGKIFSKFVERIKEGESEMVLLVQIFNIFSITENIYQYKKMMLSDNEIMFKLKLQDWRYRKFLNIIKLYGIEKIRNILLNLAILDLQLKSEGVGANVLFETFLVTNFS, from the coding sequence ATGTATTTTTTATATAGTGAAGAAGAGTTTTTTATAGAGCGTGAATTAAATAAATTTAAACAAGATTTTCATCAAGAAAATATTTTTATATATCGTGAAAATTATGAAATTAACGAAATTTTAGAACAAATTTTGTTTGAAAATCTATTTGAGGAAAAAAAATTATTTATAATTTATAACCTTCCTTACTTTAGTACAACTAAATTAACAGAAAAAAATTTGCAAAGCATAGAGACGTTTAAAAAAATATTTTCTAAAGTTTTAAAAAATAAAGTTATTTTTGTTTTAAATCAAGCGAACTATGCAAAGAATGAATTTACTGAGTTTATTAAAAATACCTTTCAATGTTTAAACTTTGAAAAACTAAGTCGTTTACAAGTAAGGGAACAAATAAAAGAATATATAAAAAATAAAAATTGTAAAATTTCACAAAGTGACTTAATTTATCTTTTAGAAAAATTACCTGATAATTTATCTATTATCTTAAAAGAAGTTGATAAAATAACCCAATCAAGTTCAATAATTGACATAAAAGTAATTGATGATTTTGTTTTTGAATATAGGATTAATAATCCTTTTGCATTGTCAAATGCATTAGAAACTGGAGATTTAGGTAAAATATTTAGTAAATTTGTAGAAAGAATAAAAGAAGGGGAAAGTGAAATGGTTTTGCTAGTTCAAATTTTTAATATTTTTAGTATTACTGAGAATATTTATCAATACAAAAAAATGATGCTAAGTGATAACGAAATTATGTTCAAATTAAAATTACAAGATTGAAGATATCGTAAATTTTTGAATATTATTAAATTATATGGTATAGAAAAAATAAGAAATATTTTACTTAATTTAGCTATATTAGATTTGCAACTCAAAAGTGAGGGGGTAGGAGCTAATGTATTATTTGAAACATTCTTGGTCACAAACTTCTCATAA
- a CDS encoding Vmc-like lipoprotein signal peptide domain-containing protein encodes MKTKKKLWFFISSTLSLATATSVAAACGNQQTNTNKNVKTNDEVVKLVSKAQVTTKVDLAANGINLKNSVGTRTFLYPAATAENYMHSDGSFTFGLHEKPLTNATGEWTAFAIKVKEQNDNTPVEPLSIKKATATADTTKDPLKHEPRLFFTFDATHNNALDVDSFYTFEFYKNDGSERIVYSNENIQNKKNIFSTKILNDQTIDPTKYGVQANTAAVQKIEFLHPAARDENYLAKSDGSFTFGLHAQPLVGVTGEWVAIATEVRGLDDNTLKPNGQIVKAEATADETQDPTKSGEYRLFFTFDATNKNALNKDSFYTFTFFKKDGSQKIVYSEANIKGSKNTFSTKPIDKAQKVKPTPKTVQPTNTPKTTNQPTTTTQPSTPAA; translated from the coding sequence ATGAAAACAAAGAAAAAATTATGATTCTTTATATCTTCGACATTGTCGCTTGCTACTGCTACTTCAGTAGCGGCCGCATGTGGAAACCAACAAACAAATACAAACAAAAATGTTAAAACAAATGATGAAGTTGTGAAATTAGTGTCAAAAGCACAAGTTACTACAAAAGTTGACTTAGCAGCAAATGGTATTAATTTAAAGAACTCAGTTGGAACAAGAACATTCTTATATCCAGCCGCTACTGCTGAAAACTATATGCATTCAGATGGTAGTTTTACATTTGGCTTACACGAAAAACCATTAACAAATGCAACCGGTGAATGAACAGCTTTTGCAATTAAAGTTAAAGAACAAAATGATAATACACCAGTAGAACCATTATCAATCAAAAAAGCTACAGCAACTGCCGACACAACTAAAGATCCTTTAAAACATGAACCACGTTTATTTTTCACTTTTGACGCTACACATAACAATGCATTAGATGTAGATTCATTCTATACTTTTGAGTTCTATAAAAATGATGGAAGCGAAAGAATTGTTTATTCAAATGAAAACATTCAAAACAAAAAAAATATCTTCTCTACAAAGATTTTAAATGATCAAACAATAGATCCAACCAAATATGGTGTTCAAGCAAATACTGCAGCGGTTCAAAAAATCGAATTTTTACATCCGGCCGCTAGAGATGAAAATTATTTAGCAAAAAGTGATGGTAGTTTTACATTCGGACTTCACGCACAACCATTAGTAGGTGTTACCGGTGAATGAGTTGCAATAGCAACCGAAGTTAGAGGTTTAGATGATAATACCTTAAAACCAAATGGTCAAATTGTTAAAGCTGAAGCAACAGCTGACGAAACACAAGATCCAACAAAATCTGGTGAATATCGTCTATTCTTTACTTTTGATGCAACAAATAAAAACGCATTAAATAAAGATAGCTTTTACACATTTACATTTTTCAAAAAAGATGGTAGTCAAAAAATTGTTTACTCTGAAGCAAACATTAAAGGAAGTAAAAATACATTCTCTACAAAACCAATAGATAAAGCACAAAAAGTAAAACCTACCCCAAAAACAGTTCAACCAACAAATACCCCAAAAACTACTAATCAACCTACAACAACAACCCAACCATCAACACCAGCAGCTTAA
- a CDS encoding MAG0490 family ComEA-like DNA-binding protein — translation MKQKIFKYIILIIFFFTIIGTVGYYTFQKSTQNIERKEITKSKRYILKGAFKHPGVHESAKHLTYRELFFINKVMPQGDTSAFNLDDLAVENKEIYVPFKDYKLNWEDLRDDSQLILFGIGKGYAKKIFDFKEQKGKQVSWNDISKISGIGPKTIEKLKTFLILE, via the coding sequence ATGAAACAAAAAATATTTAAATACATTATTTTAATAATTTTCTTCTTTACAATCATAGGAACGGTTGGATATTATACTTTTCAAAAATCCACTCAAAACATCGAAAGGAAGGAAATTACGAAATCTAAGCGTTATATTTTAAAAGGGGCATTTAAGCATCCAGGAGTGCATGAAAGTGCGAAACATCTAACGTATCGTGAATTATTTTTTATTAATAAGGTGATGCCACAAGGTGATACCTCTGCATTTAATTTGGATGATTTGGCTGTTGAAAACAAAGAAATTTATGTTCCATTTAAAGACTATAAATTAAATTGAGAAGATCTTAGAGATGATAGTCAATTAATTTTGTTTGGTATAGGTAAAGGTTATGCAAAAAAGATTTTTGATTTTAAAGAACAAAAAGGGAAACAGGTTTCATGAAACGATATTTCCAAAATTTCTGGTATTGGCCCAAAAACAATAGAAAAATTAAAAACCTTTTTGATTCTAGAATAG
- a CDS encoding PTS ascorbate transporter subunit IIC, producing the protein MIKKLNKKKKIGLIIGWSIFAVINITIILVTMLVKTAFPSPIIKGDGTITKLITPWTNEAAKDAFLFLFNKVYMDNFFKVPALLLGSLTFVGYLVMGRGLRQSFIGMLKTIIGYLLLAIGSGALISLAKPVFDTISHAGGDSIKVVPLDPYFALSSANTFFESAFGDNNYVSLISFTFIFAYAINIIMVALKRWTNTNSLMITGHVMLQQSAVVTTILYIILFGNLQIFTGSIPIGHQVGLVVMSGIILGIYWATASTATTKGTNAVTQNAGFSIGHQQMLAIAATYKLGRFFGKKEDSAENKKLPSYLKIFEDNIFTQTIIIFALFLVLFIVVLSTAPLPHIVDANNHSVSAAAVNTKLVDGAIINKTWTSFTTGFGQWNKAFGGANFAVNILGGSLQIVAALMAIITGVRMFITELQQSFHGISEKIIPGAVVAVDVAAVYGFSINSVTFGFVSGVIGQFIGVGIVIGLSQIPNQQVISIAIPLFITLFFNSGSLGVYANASGGWKAAILLPGIIGFLEILIVSFATKAVTNETLQIAHDAAKHGSTADLTKFVSPVATGYIGMADWNLFFGLLMWISTSDIIAAWIFVWVAIIGLLFMGQIVDNGSQTKSTFLQKAFKLKPNLVNAN; encoded by the coding sequence ATGATTAAAAAACTTAACAAAAAGAAGAAGATTGGTTTAATCATCGGGTGAAGCATATTTGCAGTAATTAACATAACCATTATTTTGGTGACAATGTTAGTAAAAACTGCATTTCCAAGCCCAATTATTAAAGGTGATGGCACTATAACCAAATTAATTACTCCATGAACTAACGAAGCCGCAAAAGATGCTTTCTTGTTCTTATTTAATAAAGTTTATATGGATAACTTCTTCAAAGTACCCGCCCTATTACTTGGTTCACTAACTTTTGTTGGTTATCTAGTTATGGGTCGCGGTCTTAGACAATCTTTTATCGGAATGCTTAAAACCATTATTGGTTACTTATTATTAGCTATAGGATCTGGTGCTTTGATTTCGTTAGCAAAACCTGTTTTTGATACAATTAGTCATGCAGGTGGCGACAGTATCAAAGTGGTACCATTAGATCCTTACTTTGCCTTATCAAGTGCTAATACTTTCTTTGAATCGGCATTCGGTGACAATAATTATGTATCATTAATTTCATTCACATTCATCTTTGCATACGCAATCAACATTATAATGGTTGCACTCAAAAGATGAACTAACACAAATAGTTTAATGATCACAGGACACGTTATGTTACAACAAAGTGCCGTTGTAACCACAATCTTATACATTATTTTATTTGGTAATTTACAAATTTTCACCGGGTCAATCCCAATTGGTCACCAAGTTGGTTTAGTAGTTATGTCTGGTATTATTCTCGGAATTTACTGAGCTACTGCTTCAACCGCAACCACCAAAGGAACTAACGCAGTTACACAAAATGCAGGATTTTCTATCGGACACCAACAAATGTTAGCAATCGCCGCTACATATAAATTAGGTAGATTCTTTGGTAAAAAAGAAGATTCAGCAGAAAATAAAAAATTACCATCTTATCTCAAAATTTTTGAAGACAACATCTTCACTCAAACTATTATTATCTTTGCTTTATTCTTAGTATTATTCATTGTTGTTTTATCAACTGCACCATTACCACACATCGTTGATGCTAACAATCATTCTGTATCAGCAGCTGCTGTAAATACTAAATTAGTAGATGGAGCAATTATTAATAAAACATGAACAAGTTTTACAACCGGATTCGGTCAATGAAATAAAGCGTTTGGTGGAGCTAACTTTGCCGTAAACATCCTTGGTGGATCATTACAAATTGTTGCCGCTTTAATGGCAATTATTACCGGAGTTAGAATGTTCATTACCGAACTTCAACAATCATTCCATGGAATTAGTGAAAAAATTATTCCTGGTGCCGTTGTTGCAGTCGACGTTGCTGCTGTGTATGGATTCTCAATTAACTCGGTAACATTCGGATTTGTTTCAGGGGTTATCGGTCAATTTATTGGAGTAGGTATTGTGATAGGTTTATCACAAATCCCTAACCAACAAGTTATTTCAATCGCTATTCCATTATTTATTACTTTATTCTTTAATTCAGGATCACTAGGAGTATACGCAAATGCAAGCGGTGGATGAAAAGCTGCGATCTTATTACCTGGAATTATAGGATTTTTAGAAATTTTAATTGTTTCTTTTGCTACAAAAGCTGTTACAAATGAAACATTACAAATTGCTCATGATGCAGCAAAACACGGTTCAACCGCAGATTTAACTAAATTCGTTTCTCCGGTTGCTACCGGATACATTGGAATGGCGGACTGAAACTTATTCTTTGGTTTATTAATGTGAATTTCTACATCTGATATAATTGCTGCTTGAATATTTGTATGAGTTGCAATTATCGGATTACTATTTATGGGACAAATCGTAGATAATGGATCACAAACCAAATCAACATTTTTACAAAAAGCATTTAAACTAAAACCAAACTTAGTTAACGCTAATTAA
- the prfA gene encoding peptide chain release factor 1, producing the protein MEQTMYKSLYQIKQKYEELENALLKPDVISDIKKYNKINKEINSIKEIVMTFNQYLLAEENQKQAKEILNIEKDEDLLSFAKQEIQDVENTMYELTKKLKVLILPKDENDDRDVIVEIRGAAGGDEANIFAGDLYRMYSKWCAQNNMKTTLLDSITAEAGGFTLVTFAVKGEKPYSKLKFESGVHRVQRIPVTETKGRVHTSTATVTVMPEIDDDVEIEVKNEDIRIDVFRSSGNGGQSVNTTDSAVRITHFSSGIVVSCQEGKSQIQNKEIAMRILKSKLYDIEIKKKQEEESAFRKLAGSGARAEKIRTYNYPQDRVTDHRISYSTSLFPVMEGKLNTIIDALLAEEQNEKIKEAGI; encoded by the coding sequence ATGGAACAAACAATGTATAAATCACTTTATCAAATCAAACAAAAATATGAAGAATTAGAGAATGCTTTATTGAAACCTGATGTTATCTCTGATATTAAAAAGTACAATAAAATTAATAAAGAAATCAATTCAATTAAGGAAATTGTAATGACTTTTAATCAATATTTATTAGCTGAAGAAAACCAAAAACAAGCTAAAGAAATCTTAAATATTGAAAAGGATGAAGATTTATTATCATTTGCAAAACAAGAAATTCAAGATGTAGAGAACACAATGTATGAATTAACTAAAAAATTAAAGGTTTTAATTTTGCCAAAAGACGAAAATGACGACCGTGATGTTATCGTTGAAATCCGTGGTGCCGCAGGTGGAGATGAAGCCAATATTTTTGCCGGTGATTTATATCGTATGTATTCAAAATGATGTGCACAAAATAATATGAAAACAACTTTATTAGATTCTATAACTGCTGAAGCTGGTGGTTTTACATTAGTTACTTTTGCTGTTAAAGGCGAAAAACCATATTCAAAACTTAAATTTGAATCCGGAGTACATCGTGTGCAACGTATTCCGGTTACTGAAACAAAGGGTAGAGTACATACCTCTACTGCAACAGTTACTGTTATGCCTGAAATTGATGATGATGTAGAAATTGAAGTAAAAAATGAAGATATTCGTATCGATGTTTTTCGTTCTAGCGGAAATGGTGGACAATCAGTCAATACTACTGATTCGGCAGTTCGTATTACACACTTTTCTTCAGGAATTGTAGTATCTTGTCAAGAGGGAAAAAGTCAAATTCAAAATAAAGAAATAGCAATGCGGATTTTAAAATCAAAATTATATGATATAGAAATTAAAAAGAAACAAGAAGAAGAATCTGCGTTTCGCAAGTTAGCTGGTTCGGGTGCTCGTGCCGAAAAAATTCGTACTTATAATTATCCACAAGATCGCGTTACTGACCATCGTATTAGTTATTCAACTTCTTTATTTCCGGTGATGGAAGGCAAACTAAATACTATTATTGATGCTCTATTAGCAGAAGAACAAAATGAAAAAATTAAAGAAGCAGGAATTTAA
- a CDS encoding phospho-furanose lactonase, which yields MKKFARTVLGDIDPVELGVVDCHDHLIKNYGPEAHEHPDFVMLSIDAALKEMDEYIAKGGKTMVTMDPPNVGRDVHRMLEIAEKLKGKAHIIMATGFHKAAFYDKGASWLALAPIDDIVEMVKAEIEVGMDELNYSGPVVKRSKSKAGIIKAGTGYAAIDRLELKSLEVAARSSIETGAPILVHTQLGTMAYEAAQHLIDFGANPKKIQLSHLNKNPDKYYYEKIIKELGVSLCFDGPDRVKYYSDATLAENIKYLVDKGLQKHITLSLDAGRILYQRHYGLEKGKQTFGLGYLFDRFLPLLKQVGVSQEAIDDMLINNPREILTFDEPRKFDLSKVNPRVLELKKLLKVK from the coding sequence ATGAAAAAATTCGCAAGAACCGTCTTAGGAGATATCGATCCAGTTGAATTAGGTGTTGTAGATTGCCATGATCACTTAATTAAAAATTATGGACCTGAAGCACACGAACATCCAGATTTTGTTATGTTATCAATCGATGCGGCATTAAAAGAAATGGATGAATATATTGCAAAAGGTGGTAAAACTATGGTTACTATGGATCCACCTAATGTTGGTAGGGATGTTCATAGAATGTTAGAGATTGCAGAAAAACTTAAAGGCAAAGCTCATATTATTATGGCTACCGGTTTTCATAAAGCTGCTTTTTATGACAAAGGTGCTTCGTGATTGGCTTTGGCACCAATCGATGACATTGTTGAAATGGTTAAGGCCGAAATTGAAGTCGGAATGGATGAACTAAATTATAGTGGTCCAGTTGTAAAAAGATCAAAATCAAAAGCCGGAATCATTAAGGCCGGAACCGGTTATGCAGCAATTGATAGATTGGAATTAAAATCACTTGAAGTTGCTGCGCGCTCAAGTATTGAAACAGGGGCACCAATTTTAGTGCACACTCAACTTGGAACAATGGCTTATGAAGCTGCACAACATTTAATTGACTTTGGAGCAAATCCTAAAAAAATTCAATTATCACATTTAAATAAAAACCCAGATAAATACTACTATGAAAAAATAATTAAAGAACTTGGAGTATCTTTGTGTTTTGATGGACCTGATAGAGTTAAATACTATAGCGATGCAACTTTAGCTGAAAATATTAAATATTTAGTAGATAAAGGATTGCAAAAACACATTACCTTATCTTTAGATGCAGGTAGAATTTTATATCAAAGACACTATGGTCTAGAAAAAGGAAAACAAACTTTTGGGTTAGGTTATTTATTTGATAGATTTCTCCCATTACTTAAACAAGTAGGAGTTAGCCAAGAAGCTATTGACGATATGTTAATAAATAATCCAAGAGAAATCTTAACATTTGATGAACCAAGAAAATTTGATTTATCAAAAGTAAACCCAAGAGTGTTAGAATTAAAAAAACTTTTAAAAGTTAAATAA